The following are from one region of the Pleurodeles waltl isolate 20211129_DDA chromosome 4_1, aPleWal1.hap1.20221129, whole genome shotgun sequence genome:
- the PKDREJ gene encoding polycystin family receptor for egg jelly: MIHLSRFSRLGSHVARLVLQESETVPQTLEVFVLPGFLNIFTANSRPLLPADSALSVSWTLTPLGGRSLAYQLFDHKNLGGWVPTLDPHAARSDLCFAAEPPAGSSLVDRLIFLLVNQSVDEEQLGRLELASGKVLLKVNQDTRSISLVQPYYKPHSFYFTGGYYFSSKELNHLTKHYIFFQRQGPSYLFQVDFKGGALATFCVYLHMNSKWTYMPLSDMDLKIHLFNSGPSDRFTLIYVIWFILRQHPFVQCQWTFVLEFYSAKKANLISNSTYTYKNGIQDAAKYIPKSVLPFNPTQYQGFVATVNCTRSGQNPIVLKTFVGTYASKIVESVVECYRLPCVFKQFSIQKPPDLLPVITMAKGAGLTLYATLQINCPAAEYVTLLWKIYQLSSKTDVPRWDIDLKVPAISPINKCYLVIPSFTLNFGIYLFNVSVTISTTDENDPMLYESDSVIVEVKQRALQARIDGGSSRSVGFPDSWTLKGTHSADPDSHDPLDGISFKWFCTQIESDYATMRLSQHAACSPLQTDLTWIDPSSPIQTVAPETLEANKQYHFRLVITKGGRRAYADQSVSIVPETVPKLTVECIENCGEVLMPTVRFSLTTKCLDCVTDARRSQYEWLLYLNGLTEVTFDWQKHSSTGRFKPYLSIDALSFLNTAGKNYTILLKFTTASVVTASVGYSFFVHGPPHIGNCSLTPNQGTSLVTLFVVHCSGFSKEYPPLVYTVIAASRKQSTISSLREDELGIIVYSGYDCVSLPFYLPIGDASENYRLPIYVVVYDSLGSFSQAILFATVTDISSSIPGKKVLDELVMLTSGSHAPMSVYLEIGDYLNAGSLLYTIASVLNDDISSAATDLLRDRTRLRESILNLSASITPVDVSAVNQIVRVITEVTNNSNELSLKSQQLALEKLTEVVQVLIKLREETILSEKAEQMSSGILTGLSNVMIAALLTVDKGNVGVISPEKISVFKQILSVLETVSELVMVGNVPEGDATLMQSDSWNIHLKKEEMWAIDSTFITQSGCKNCFHPIFTSAIQGLNARSIVSTTFYEFQENPLPWLENGRDIQTIVTGFQMTAYTEKGDPIYLIPDIADIVIAIKNETLVVSVPVSIGPDTDQTGVTSGEIGFEYDMTRAPQLLVQLFTRENISFNVSFHLGYNSSGSPPVATYQTVERPTVTKNKKSESTLFRIWDPYIIHLNLKSLVQAPQRGNITIRMLSKYQVLEETDTLLSISIVHYSCLDFDGLSESWNEGACEIGPLTNNTQTHCICHFPHLKVVVKAKSFFKKLHKFFAGKIWVPPNIVDFRAIRITDLKSNLVALLTILFIFAVYIVLGVWAKKQDAVDRISKDQVVILPDNDPFDKECYLVTVYTGSRYGAGTTADVFLKLIGRYSESHVHLLKHPDYSGFLRGGLDTFLLTTKYNLGDLYFLRIWHNNRGSSPGWFLSRVKVEHMYAKHTWYFMCRTWLAVDKADGLIDRTFSVTNPILPLHKKDFFLINVSTNLEDLHLWGSIFALVMARPFSRFQRLSCCLAMLMSSLLTSIVLYNLEKNQDVEGVERYMRSIIVGMESSLVTVPVSFLLSYLFRNSRRRHKHSSYIPYQAYTEFISSEKNILPNDVSFWVSHVQPRGWKDYLHSLYIVKESVKSIGTSPGISSSQTGSSPPPVRRRKFNNCVVSESFANVIVPQDEEAIHANTETLQDYSSATSPKGSLRNKNKQNNTMNDSDGSSEKKKQSNPCSSCFILLWKKTDVVHSWWCIYVSWAIVLLVSVVSSFFIISYGLSYGHDTSMDWLLSNIVSFLQSIFILQTAKIIAVSAFSSLSHKYLYHIPWENRKTFLEIKVGETAKDSDEMRELHYELVKIRNTKQYQPLQEDEITIMKKRTVIKTKAFSFFKGIVSHFIFLTLVLNLAYSTDTNVFLYNRAIASQFSLNLSNVDRLNNIYIWISTVFLPLIHNQNQPTFLSASRSKIVGLPRMRQVRAKHVPKNCFSFNSYEAHLGKSHCFHKYGVDEEDRLNYTDNWKFTAKPDSTTQAGFTYEYDTSPWIYYSYGNLSVYGSGGYTVYFFPEKDLFSSKNMVLDLHNNSWLDKDTWAVLIELTTFNPDVSLFCAISVVFEASPLGIVHTRLSVHSFTLTTFDQLDLMQMFTNIILIVFLFIYIADEMCTIHQEKLSYLKRVSNLINFGLKSVLILVVYLQIAKFKLAFDLLSFYALYPHQFTPFHIASSVDETLIIAQGFLAFFTILKTLRYARFFYSVRLAQRSFYAALPGICSMAFVVAVYFFAYMAFGYLVFGQHSWSHSNLSRSAQTVLTYCISAFRDTLFLNDKILSGLYLTSFMLVMICIVINLFQAVIISAYYNMKQPVYEEPSEEVEVMAFLVHKVQKIFASLTNRKPVETEPDILNCLLYGEPNRDGQHALGLKTKNLNGKKMVYLLI; encoded by the exons ATGATCCACCTGTCGAGGTTCTCGAGA CTGGGGTCGCACGTCGCCAGGCTTGTACTCCAGGAATCAGAGACAGTGCCGCAGACTCTCGAGGTGTTTGTCCTTCCTGGCTTCCTGAACATCTTCACCGCCAATTCCCGTCCGCTGCTGCCTGCGGACTCTGCGCTCAGCGTGTCTTGGACACTGACCCCTCTGGGCGGCCGCAGCCTGGCCTACCAGCTCTTTGACCACAAGAACCTGGGGGGCTGGGTGCCCACCCTTGACCCGCACGCAGCCAGGAGCGACCTTTGTTTTGCCGCCGAGCCGCCAGCTGGAAGCAGCCTGGTGGACCGCCTCATCTTCCTGCTCGTGAACCAGTCCGTCGATGAAGAACAGCTCGGCCGCCTGGAACTAGCCAGTGGCAAAGTACTTCTGAAGGTGAACCAGGACACTCGGAGCATTAGCCTCGTTCAGCCTTACTACAAACCCCACTCTTTTTATTTCACTGGCGGTTACTACTTCTCCAGCAAGGAGCTAAACCACTTAACCAAGCACTACATTTTCTTCCAGAGGCAGGGACCGTCTTACCTTTTCCAGGTCGACTTCAAAGGTGGGGCGTTGGCAACCTTTTGTGTGTACTTACATATGAACAGTAAATGGACCTACATGCCACTGAGTGACATGGACCTGAAGATCCACCTGTTTAACAGTGGCCCCTCCGATCGGTTCACTCTCATATATGTGATCTGGTTCATCCTACGACAGCACCCCTTTGTACAGTGTCAGTGGACATTTGTTCTGGAATTCTATAGCGCCAAGAAAGCCAACCTTATCAGTAACAGTACTTACACATATAAGAATGGGATCCAAGATGCTGCCAAGTACATCCCAAAATCTGTCCTACCTTTTAACCCCACACAGTATCAGGGGTTTGTGGCCACAGTTAACTGTACAAGGAGTGGGCAAAATCCCATTGTCTTAAAGACATTTGTTGGCACATATGCTTCCAAGATAGTAGAATCTGTTGTTGAGTGTTACAGACTGCCCTGTGTGTTCAAACAATTTTCTATTCAAAAGCCTCCTGACTTACTTCCTGTTATAACcatggcaaagggggcagggttgaCTTTGTATGCCACGCTACAGATTAACTGTCCAGCTGCTGAGTATGTTACATTACTGTGGAAAATCTATCAGCTGTCCAGCAAGACAGATGTTCCACGTTGGGACATTGATCTGAAAGTGCCAGCCATATCACCAATAAACAAGTGCTACTTAGTCATTCCCAGTTTCACATTAAATTTTGGaatttatttgtttaatgtttcaGTTACAATCAGCACAACTGATGAAAATGATCCAATGTTATACGAGTCTGATTCAGTGATTGTAGAAGTTAAGCAAAGAGCGCTTCAAGCAAGGATTGACGGAGGATCTAGTCGTTCAGTAGGTTTTCCAGACAGTTGGACACTTAAAGGAACTCATTCTGCTGATCCAGATTCACATGACCCATTAGATGGAATATCTTTTAAATGGTTTTGTACACAAATTGAATCTGATTATGCAACAATGAGATTATCCCAGCATGCAGCCTGCAGCCCGTTGCAGACTGATCTCACATGGATAGACCCCAGTTCTCCTATTCAAACTGTGGCCCCAGAAACCCTTGAAGCAAACAAGCAGTATCATTTCCGATTAGTTATTACAAAGGGAGGAAGAAGAGCATATGCAGACCAATCTGTAAGCATTGTGCCAGAAACCGTACCTAAATTAACGGTGGAATGTATTGAGAATTGTGGGGAAGTTTTAATGCCAACAGTTCGTTTTAGTTTAACTACAAAATGTTTAGACTGTGTTACTGATGCCAGAAGGTCACAGTACGAATGGTTATTATACCTGAACGGCTTAACAGAAGTGACATTTGATTGGCAAAAGCACTCTTCAACAGGAAGGTTTAAGCCATATTTGTCTATAGATGCTTTAAGTTTTCTGAACACTGCAGGAAAAAACTACACAATTCTGTTAAAATTCACAACAGCTTCTGTTGTGACAGCATCTGTTGGGTACTCTTTTTTTGTGCATGGCCCACCTCATATTGGTAATTGTTCCCTTACACCAAATCAAGGAACGTCTTTAGTGACACTGTTTGTTGTGCATTGCAGTGGTTTCTCAAAGGAATACCCACCTCTTGTTTATACGGTGATAGCAGCATCCCGAAAACAGAGTACAATAAGTTCTTTGCGTGAAGATGAATTAGGTATAATAGTATATTCTGGGTATGATTGTGTATCTCTGCCGTTTTACTTGCCCattggtgatgcatcagaaaactaCAGATTGCCAATCTATGTTGTTGTGTATGATTCCCTCGGTTCGTTTAGCCAAGCTATTTTGtttgcaacagtgacagatataAGTTCAAGCATTCCAGGAAAGAAAGTGCTTGATGAGTTAGTCATGCTTACCAGTGGATCCCATGCACCAATGAGTGTTTATTTAGAAATAGGAGATTATTTAAATGCTGGTAGTTTATTGTATACAATAGCTTCAGTTTTAAATGATGACATTTCATCTGCGGCCACGGACCTCTTACGAGACAGGACTAGATTGAGAGAGAGTATTCTTAACTTGTCAGCTAGCATTACGCCTGTGGATGTTTCAGCAGTTAATCAAATTGTTAGAGTTATTACTGAAGTCACCAACAATAGCAATGAATTAAGCCTGAAATCTCAACAACTAGCATTGGAAAAGTTAACCGAAGTTGTCCAGGTCCTAATTAAACTTAGAGAagaaaccattttatctgaaaaagCAGAGCAAATGAGCTCTGGCATCCTCACAGGACTATCTAATGTTATGATTGCTGCTTTGTTAACTGTTGACAAGGGGAATGTTGGTGTCATTTCGCCTGAAAAAATTAGTGTGTTCAAACAAATCTTGTCAGTACTTGAGACTGTAAGTGAATTAGTTATGGTTGGAAATGTTCCTGAGGGGGATGCAACTTTAATGCAAAGTGACAGCTGGAATATTCACTTGAAGAAAGAAGAAATGTGGGCTATTGATAGCACGTTTATAACGCAAAGTGGTTGTAAAAATTGTTTCCATCCCATTTTTACAAGTGCTATACAAGGCCTGAACGCGAGGTCTATAGTATCAACTACCTTTTATGAATTTCAAGAGAATCCTCTACCTTGGCTGGAAAATGGGAGAGATATTCAAACTATCGTGACTGGATTCCAAATGACAGCCTATACAGAAAAAGGAGACCCAATATATCTTATCCCAGACATAGCAGATATAGTTATTGCCATAAAGAATGAAACTCTGGTTGTTTCAGTTCCTGTTTCCATAGGACCTGATACAGACCAAACTGGAGTAACAAGCGGAGAAATTGGCTTTGAATATGACATGACGAGAGCACCACAACTGTTGGTACAGTTGTTTACTAGAGAAAACATCTCTTTTAATGTTTCATTTCACTTAGGTTATAATTCTAGTGGAAGTCCTCCAGTGGCTACTTATCAAACTGTTGAACGTCCAACagttaccaaaaacaaaaaaagtgagagTACATTGTTCCGGATTTGGGATCCCTATATAATTCATTTAAATTTAAAATCTCTTGTACAGGCTCCACAAAGGGGAAATATAACCATTCGTATGCTGTCTAAATATCAGGTTCTAGAGGAGACAGATACATTATTAAGCATTTCCATTGTTCATTATTCTTGCTTAGATTTTGATGGATTGTCAGAAAGCTGGAACGAAGGTGCCTGTGAAATTGGTCCACttacaaacaatacacaaacacattGCATTTGTCATTTTCCACATCTTAAAGTGGTTGTCAAGGCAAAATCGTTTTTTAAAAAACTCCACAAGTTTTTTGCTGGAAAAATATGGGTTCCCCCAAATATAGTGGATTTCAGGGCCATCCGCATAACTGATTTAAAAAGTAATTTAGTTGCTTTGTTAactattctttttatttttgcagtttacaTTGTCTTGGGTGTATGGGCAAAGAAACAGGATGCTGTTGACAGAATTAGCAAAGATCAAGTTGTAATATTACCAGACAATGATCCATTTGATAAAGAATGTTATTTAGTTACTGTTTACACAGGTAGCCGTTATGGAGCTGGTACAACAGCAGatgttttcttaaaattaattGGAAGATATAGCGAAAGTCATGTTCATCTTTTGAAGCATCCAGATTACTCTGGATTTCTTAGAGGCGGCTTAGATACTTTTTTGTTAACTACAAAATATAACTTGGGAGATCTATATTTTCTTAGAATTTGGCATAACAATAGAGGGAGTTCACCTGGATGGTTCCTTAGCAGAGTGAAGGTTGAACATATGTATGCCAAACACACTTGGTACTTCATGTGTAGAACATGGCTTGCTGTTGATAAGGCAGATGGCTTAATAGACCGGACCTTTTCAGTAACAAATCCAATCCTTCCTTTGCATAAAAAAGATTTTTTCCTGATAAATGTGTCCACCAACTTAGAAGACCTCCATCTTTGGGGCTCGATTTTTGCTTTGGTAATGGCTAGGCCATTTAGTAGATTTCAAAGATTGTCTTGTTGTCTAGCGATGTTAATGAGCTCACTCCTCACTAGCATTGTGTTGTATAATCTTGAAAAAAATCAAGATGTTGAGGGTGTGGAACGTTACATGAGATCAATAATAGTAGGAATGGAAAGTTCTCTAGTTACAGTGCCAGTGTCATTTCTGTTAAgttatttatttagaaactcaaggAGGAGGCATAAACATAGTTCCTACATTCCCTATCAAGCATATACAGAATTCATAAGTAGTGAGAAAAATATTTTGCCCAATGATGTATCTTTCTGGGTATCTCACGTTCAGCCAAGAGGTTGGAAAGATTATTTGCATTCATTATACATTGTTAAAGAGTCTGTAAAATCTATAGGCACCAGTCCTGGTATCTCTAGTTCACAAACTGGTTCCTCACCACCCCCTGTTAGAAGACGAAAGTTCAACAACTGTGTAGTttctgaatcctttgcaaatgtaatTGTCCCACAAGACGAAGAGGCTATCCATGCAAATACAGAAACTTTGCAAGATTACTCCAGTGCGACATCTCCAAAAGGATCTCTTAGAAATAAAAACAAGCAAAATAATACAATGAATGATTCAGATGGCAGttcagaaaagaagaaacaaagcaaCCCTTGCAGTAGCTGCTTtattcttttatggaagaagaccGATGTTGTTCATTCATGGTGGTGTATATATGTTTCTTGGGCCATAGTCCTTTTGGTTTCAGTTGTTTCATCATTTTTTATCATTTCATATGGTCTTTCCTATGGTCATGACACTTCGATGGATTGGCTGCTTTCAAACATAGTATCATTTTTACAGAGTATATTTATTCTACAAACTGCAAAAATTATAGCTGTTTCTGCTTTTTCTTCTTTGTCACACAAGTACTTGTACCACATTCCCTGGGAGAATAGGAAAACTTTCCTTGAAATTAAAGTGGGTGAGACGGCTAAAGACTCAGATGAAATGAGGGAGTTACATTATGAACTTGTTAAAATTCGAAATACTAAGCAATATCAACCGTTACAAGAAGATGAAATCACAATAATGAAGAAAAGGACTGTTATTAAAACCaaagccttttctttttttaaaggaattgtcagccatttcatttttttaaccttAGTCCTAAACCTTGCCTATTCTACTGATACAAATGTTTTCCTCTACAATCGTGCAATTGCTAGTCAGTTTTCCTTAAACTTGTCTAACGTTGATAGGCTGAACAACATTTACATTTGGATAAGCACTGTGTTTTTGCCCCTGATTCATAACCAAAATCAGCCAACTTTTCTGTCTGCCAGCCGGTCGAAAATCGTTGGGTTGCCTAGAATGAGACAAGTGAGAGCAAAACATGTGCCAAAAAATTGCTTTAGTTTCAATAGCTATGAAGCACACCTTGGCAAAAGTCACTGTTTTCATAAATATGGAGTTGATGAAGAGGACAGACTTAACTATACTGACAACTGGAAATTTACTGCTAAACCTGATTCTACAACACAAGCCGGATTTACTTATGAATATGATACTTCACCATGGATTTACTATTCATATGGCAATTTATCAGTATATGGCTCAGGGGGTTATACTGTTTACTTTTTTCCTGAAAAAGATTTATTTAGTTCAAAAAACATGGTCCTTGATCTTCACAATAACTCATGGCTTGATAAAGATACCTGGGCAGTATTAATTGAATTGACTACATTTAACCCCGATGTTAGTTTGTTTTGTGCTATTTCAGTTGTATTTGAAGCTTCCCCTTTAGGAATTGTCCATACACGTTTGTCAGTGCATTCTTTTACCCTAACGACTTTTGACCAGTTGGACTTAATGCAAATGTTTACCAATAttattttgattgtttttctaTTCATATATATTGCTGATGAGATGTGCACTATACATCAGGAAAAGCTAAGTTACCTAAAACGGGTGTCTAATTTGATCAATTTTGGTCTGAAATCAGTATTAATTTTAGTGGTTTATCTTCAAATTGCTAAGTTTAAGTTGGCTTTTGATTTACTTAGTTTTTATGCTCTGTATCCCCATCAGTTTACCCCATTTCATATAGCTTCAAGTGTGGATGAGACTTTAATAATAGCACAAGGATTTTTagcattttttactattttaaaaactCTCCGATATGCCAGATTTTTTTACAGTGTACGACTAGCACAAAGATCATTCTATGCAGCTCTACCTGGAATTTGTTCAATGGCATTTGTAGTTGCTGTTTACTTTTTTGCATACATGGCATTTGGTTATTTGGTTTTTGGACAGCATTCATGGAGCCACAGTAATTTAAGTCGTTCAGCACAAACTGTTTTAACTTACTGCATTTCTGCTTTTAGAGatacattatttttaaatgatAAGATTCTCAGTGGTTTATACTTAACTTCTTTTATGTTAGTCATGATATGTATTGTAATAAATTTATTTCAAGCTGTTATTATATCTGCTTATTACAACATGAAACAACCAGTCTATGAAGAGCCATCTGAGGAGGTTGAAGTGATGGCTTTTCTAGTTCATAAAGTACAAAAAATATTTGCTTCCTTAACAAATAGGAAACCAGTGGAAACAGAACCAGATATTTTAAATTGTCTCCTCTATGGAGAGCCCAACAGAGACGGGCAGCACGCTTTGGGTTTGAAGACCAAAAATCTAAACGGAAAGAAAATGGTTTATCTTCTtatttga